The following are from one region of the Arcobacter defluvii genome:
- a CDS encoding outer membrane protein OmpK — MKKIIATILGINLSVFAFSTSSISLLNGKFDGNSAVYDTQGGGNKTTMTFETLTKGNVGDVFFFADFCKTSDGQLYNSTNKQWIYAEVAPRLSLSYLTNTDLSSSFVKDYFIATQYNYGDNSDFRASLVGLGTDLNVPGFDYFQANLYYRHVDLTIGTTDYERDTYQFTPVYGTKFGNSGFSFKGFVDLTGYNLGTQNQLLYDLFKIEGKPVQVGVEHLYYYEFKNDFTSSNPHVHTNVLQAMIKINW, encoded by the coding sequence ATGAAAAAAATAATAGCAACGATTTTAGGAATAAACTTATCAGTATTTGCATTTAGTACAAGTAGTATTTCACTTTTAAATGGAAAATTTGATGGAAATAGTGCAGTTTACGATACTCAAGGTGGTGGAAATAAAACAACTATGACATTTGAAACACTTACAAAAGGAAATGTTGGAGATGTATTTTTCTTCGCAGATTTTTGTAAAACAAGTGATGGTCAGTTATATAACTCAACAAATAAACAGTGGATTTATGCGGAAGTTGCACCAAGATTGAGTTTAAGTTACTTAACGAATACAGATTTATCTAGTTCATTTGTTAAAGATTATTTTATTGCAACACAATATAACTATGGAGATAACTCAGATTTTAGGGCTTCACTAGTAGGTTTAGGTACAGATTTAAATGTTCCTGGATTTGATTATTTTCAAGCAAATCTTTATTATAGACATGTAGATTTAACTATTGGAACTACAGATTATGAAAGAGATACATATCAATTTACACCTGTTTATGGTACAAAATTTGGGAATAGTGGTTTTTCATTTAAAGGATTTGTGGATTTAACAGGATATAACCTTGGAACACAAAATCAACTATTATATGATTTATTCAAAATTGAAGGGAAACCTGTACAAGTAGGTGTTGAGCATTTATATTATTATGAATTTAAAAATGATTTTACTTCAAGTAATCCTCATGTTCATACAAATGTTTTACAAGCAATGATAAAAATCAATTGGTAA
- a CDS encoding uracil-xanthine permease family protein yields MNKNSELIYKLNDKPGAKESFFAALQHVLASFIGIITPTLIIGGVLGLGSEIPYLISMALMVSGVGTIIQAKKPLGIGAGMICVQGTSFAFLSSVLAAGFIAKAQGGGPNEILAMIFGVCMLGAFIEIFLSQFLDKLKRVITPLVTGTVITIIGISLIKVGFIDLAGGKYIMDNKPELFASFDNLLLGAIVIITIIIANKSSNQWIRLSSIIIGMLVGFIIAIFMGKVNFALMGQVQSFISIPVPLKYGFDFDIAAFIPIAIIYLVTTIESSGDITANCMISKEPIKGETYMKRIKSGILGDGINSFLAGLFNTFPNTTFSQNNGVIQLTGIASRYIGIWVGAILLILGLFPHIGAAFRTVPNSVLGGATLIMFATVAIAGIKIISKTDLNRKNMLILAVSFAMGLGVLLVPEVITAMSNNIGGITGKIIQSVFGSAITAGGLTAIIATLFLGEYPEKELDSLNNEVILEEEPSVNLVKA; encoded by the coding sequence ATGAATAAAAATTCTGAATTAATATATAAATTAAATGATAAACCAGGTGCAAAAGAGTCATTTTTTGCGGCACTTCAACATGTTTTAGCAAGTTTTATAGGTATTATTACTCCTACACTTATTATAGGAGGAGTTTTAGGATTAGGAAGTGAAATTCCTTACCTTATTTCTATGGCTCTTATGGTTTCAGGTGTTGGTACAATTATTCAAGCAAAAAAACCATTAGGAATTGGTGCTGGAATGATTTGTGTTCAAGGAACAAGTTTCGCTTTTTTAAGCTCTGTATTAGCAGCTGGATTTATTGCAAAAGCCCAAGGTGGAGGACCAAATGAAATATTAGCAATGATATTTGGTGTATGTATGCTTGGAGCATTTATTGAAATCTTTTTAAGTCAATTTTTGGACAAATTAAAAAGAGTAATTACTCCTTTAGTAACAGGAACAGTTATTACAATTATTGGAATAAGTCTAATTAAAGTTGGATTCATAGACTTAGCTGGTGGAAAATATATAATGGATAATAAACCAGAATTATTTGCTAGTTTTGATAATTTATTATTGGGTGCTATTGTAATTATTACAATAATTATTGCAAATAAGTCTTCTAATCAATGGATTAGATTATCTTCGATTATTATTGGAATGTTAGTAGGATTTATTATTGCAATATTTATGGGAAAAGTAAACTTTGCTTTAATGGGACAAGTTCAATCATTTATTAGCATACCTGTACCACTTAAATATGGATTTGATTTTGATATTGCTGCATTTATTCCTATCGCTATTATTTATTTAGTTACAACAATTGAATCTTCAGGAGATATAACTGCAAACTGTATGATTTCAAAAGAACCTATTAAAGGTGAAACTTATATGAAAAGAATAAAAAGTGGTATTTTAGGTGATGGTATCAATTCTTTCCTTGCTGGTTTATTTAATACTTTTCCAAATACAACTTTTTCACAAAATAACGGAGTTATTCAATTAACAGGAATTGCAAGTAGATATATAGGTATTTGGGTTGGGGCAATTTTACTAATTTTAGGATTATTTCCTCATATTGGTGCAGCATTTAGAACAGTTCCTAACTCAGTTTTAGGTGGAGCTACACTTATTATGTTTGCAACAGTAGCAATTGCAGGTATAAAAATAATCTCAAAAACAGATTTAAATAGAAAAAATATGTTAATTCTAGCTGTATCTTTTGCAATGGGATTAGGTGTTTTATTAGTTCCCGAAGTTATAACAGCAATGTCAAATAATATTGGAGGAATCACTGGAAAAATAATTCAAAGTGTTTTTGGTTCAGCTATTACAGCTGGTGGATTAACTGCGATAATTGCAACACTATTTTTAGGTGAATATCCAGAAAAAGAGTTAGATTCTTTGAATAATGAAGTGATTTTAGAAGAAGAACCATCTGTAAATTTGGTTAAAGCTTAA